The Vicia villosa cultivar HV-30 ecotype Madison, WI linkage group LG1, Vvil1.0, whole genome shotgun sequence genome includes a region encoding these proteins:
- the LOC131643927 gene encoding DExH-box ATP-dependent RNA helicase DExH8-like, whose product MAASPPSSPPPSPAPSISPALLESTFSHLPVMSMRKKIVDKIQQNRVTLIIGETGCGKSSQIPQFLLEENMTPILCTLPRRFAVVSVAKMVAKARNCQLGEQVGYHIGHSRHFSASSEIVFKTAGVLLDEMQEKGLTALNYKVIILDEVHERSVESDLVLVCVKQFLLKNNDLRVVLMSATADISRYRDYFRDLGRGERVEVLAIPSSNQNMVFQRSVSYVDQVAESLGISSEIMHSNYSSCLNLSQSNAYIKSEMHKLIHELVLHIHKTEPDIEKSILVFLPTYYSLEQQWRLLKPLESTFRVHILHGSIDTEQALMTMKITKSHRKVILATNIAESSVTIPKVAYVIDSCRSLQVYWDKSRKKECAALVWVSKSQANQRSGRTGRTCDGQVYRLVPRSFYNDLEDHESPVILKLSLKLQILSLCCAGSKAINDPKVLLQKALDPPDPQIVEDALDLLVQMRALVKTPPRGRYEPTFYGRLLASFSLSFDASVLVLKFGDIGMIREGILLGILMDTQPLPIIHPFGEDELFAKYIDYYYSDRAILAGRKEMEFMANFCAFQFWQHIFKDKYRLEHLKDVLKSDNVHANTQQMPKLEEDWCSFHNLYLSSLHQVSEIYNDILNTIHRFRPKFLSSFRGPIPDYDPDEFRHICLLQNQPDGHSDVVSVDEEGFEPSSETTKCVAVPYVTLNHLNSYEVAKMFAVIVKETRAQYPDDSSRHLPEDANDGNFHVNGEVSPCVYFIRGFCSRGSSCSFLHTFQAKRPQCKFFFSLQGCRNGESCVFSHDMDRPAVLARQNICLPEDNTMSSASLLNLFPKSSDKSILILDDTSLRFSSCLACHYDPSKIISTTSVSEITFTEPSLTGVRVLWGLNHPYQTVMVKAGKTLIPWNEVQCVLWFPCFDSYGEDLDGKKKALQNFFEYLAIRILADDLKEMKVIITMNNIRFSQLQVEKLGRDCFFVLKESFAFDEISFGILHDCVNNRRPMVTSRSISYVFSLQPPTDNLFSDYGAATLEKLLHKIQIN is encoded by the exons ATGGCGGCGTCGCCACCGTCATCTCCTCCTCCTTCGCCTGCTCCCTCTATTTCTCCTGCTTTACTAGAGTCCACTTTCTCTCATCTCCCTGTCATGTCTATGAGGAAGAAAATCGTCGACAAAATTCAACAGAATCGCGTCACTCTCATCATCGGCGAGACCGGTTGCG GGAAAAGTTCACAAATTCCCCAGTTTCTTCTAGAAGAAAACATGACACCCATTTTGTGCACACTGCCTAGAAGATTTGCTGTCGTTTCTGTTGCCAAAATGGTTGCGAAAGCTCGTAATTGTCAATTGGGAGAACAAGTTGGGTACCATATCGGACATTCACGACACTTCTCAGCTAG TTCAGAGATTGTTTTTAAAACTGCTGGAGTGTTGTTGGATGAAATGCAAGAGAAGGGTTTGACTGCACTGAACTACAAGGTTATTATTCTTGACGAAGTACATGAAAGATCAGTGGAGTCTGATCTTGTACTAGTTTGTGTTAAGCAGTTTTTGTTAAAGAACAACGACTTAAG GGTGGTTTTGATGTCTGCTACTGCTGATATTTCAAGATATAGGGACTACTTTAGGGATCTTGGTAGAGGCGAACGAGTTGAAGTGCTTGCAATTCCTAGCTCAAATCAGAACATGGTTTTTCAGCGAAGTGTATCATATGTTGACCAG GTAGCTGAATCTCTTGGGATAAGTTCTGAAATAATGCATTCAAACTATTCTTCTTGTCTTAACCTTTCACAATCTAATGCTTACATTAAGTCTGAAATGCACAAGCTTATTCATGAGCTGGTGTTGCATATACATAAGACTGAGCCAGATATTGAGAAAAGCATTTTGGTATTCCTTCCAACCTACTATTCACTGGAGCAGCAATGGCGTCTTCTGAAGCCACTTGAGTCAACATTTAGAGTTCATATCTTACACGGTAGCATTGATACTGAACAAGCTCTCATGACTATGAAGATTACGAAATCACATCGAAAG GTAATATTGGCTACCAATATTGCTGAATCTTCTGTGACAATACCTAAAGTGGCTTATGTTATTGATTCGTGCCGATCATTACAAGTTTATTGGGATAAGTCCCGGAAAAAGGAATGTGCAGCACTTGTTTGGGTTTCCAAGTCTCAG GCAAATCAACGTAGTGGAAGAACTGGTCGAACTTGTGATGGCCAAGTTTATAGATTGGTTCCTAGATCGTTTTACAATGATCTTGAGGATCATGAGAGTCCagttattcttaaattatcattAAAACTGCAAATTCTTTCTTTATGTTGTGCTGGATCCAAGGCCATCAATGATCCCAAAG TTCTGCTGCAAAAAGCTCTGGATCCACCTGATCCTCAAATTGTTGAAGACGCATTGGATTTACTAGTTCAGATGCGCGCACTAGTTAAGACACCTCCTAGGGGCCGATATGAACCTACATTTTACGGTCGATTACTTGCTAGCTTTTCTTTATCTTTCGATGCATCTGTTCTAGTCCTCAAGTTTGGAGACATTGGTATGATACGTGAGGGCATTTTGCTGGGCATATTGATGGATACACAACCTTTACCCATTATTCACCCGTTTGGAGAGGATGAATTG TTTGCAAAGTACATTGATTACTATTATAGCGACCGGGCTATCTTAGCTGGTCGAAAGGAGATGGAATTCATGGCTAACTTTTGTGCATTTCAGTTTTGGCAGCACATTTTCAAG GATAAGTACCGGCTTGAACATTTAAAGGATGTTTTAAAGTCTGATAATGTACATGCCAACACACAGCAGATGCCTAAGCTTGAGGAAGATTGGTGTTCTTTCCATAATCTCTACCTATCATCTCTGCATCAGGTGTCAGAAATCT ATAATGATATACTAAATACAATCCATCGGTTCCGGCCAAAATTTTTGAGCTCCTTTCGTGGCCCAATACCCGATTATGATCCTGATGAATTCAGACATATATGCCTGCTCCAAAATCAGCCAGATGGACATTCAGATGTAGTTTCTGTAGATGAGGAGGGCTTTGAACCATCAAGTGAAACAACAAAATGTGTTGCTGTACCATATGTCACTTTGAATCACTTGAACAGTTATGAAGTGGCAAAAATGTTTGCTGTAATTGTAAAAGAG ACAAGAGCTCAGTACCCAGATGATTCTTCTCGCCATCTACCAGAAGATGCTAACGACGGTAACTTCCACGTCAACGGGGAGGTTTCTCCTTGTGTTTACTTCATTCGTGGATTCTGCAGCAGAGGCAGTTCATGTTCATTTTTACACACATTTCAGGCTAAGAGACCACAGTGCAAGTTCTTCTTTTCCTTGCAG GGTTGCCGAAATGGAGAATCTTGTGTATTTTCACATGATATGGACCGACCAGCAGTGTTGGCCCGTCAAAACATCTGTCTGCCAGAAGATAATACCATGAGTTCTGCTTCCCTTCTGAACTTGTTTCCCAAATCTAGTGACAAATCAATTCTGATACTGGATGACACTTCTTTGCGTTTCTCCTCATGCCTTGCTTGCCACTATGATCCATCCAAAATAATTTCAACTACAAGTGTGTCAGAAATAACCTTTACAGAACCATCTCTTACAGGAGTCAGAGTTTTATGGGGTCTAAATCATCCGTACCAAACAGTCATGGTCAAAGCAGGAAAGACTCTTATTCCTTGGAACGAAGTTCAATGTGTACTGTGGTTTCCTTGCTTCGATAGCTATGGTGAGGATTTGGATGGGAAAAAGAAGGCCTTGCAGAACTTCTTCGAATATCTAGCCATTCGAATTTTGGCTGATGATTTGAAGGAGATGAAAGTTATCATAACCATGAATAATATTAGATTTTCACAACTTCAG GTAGAGAAGTTGGGAAGAGACTGTTTCTTTGTGCTTAAAGAGTCATTTGCTTTTGATGAAATAAGCTTCGGGATATTACATGACTGTGTTAACAATCGGCGGCCAATGGTGACGTCGAGGTCAATCTCATATGTTTTTAGCCTGCAGCCTCCGACTGATAATCTTTTCAGTGACTATGGTGCTGCTACTTTGGAAAAACTTCtccataaaattcaaataaattga